CCCCAGGGGGAGTTGATTGATCCGGTTGAAAAAGCCTCCGTTGACTGCGACCAGCGCTCCTGCTGGTTGGGAGAGCTGAGGCAGAAAACGTAGGCCCTGTTGCTGCTCGGTCTTGACCAGGGGCTGGAGGGTGATGCCGAGACGGCTCAGGTCGCCGCCGGCACGGAATACCTGAATAGGTTTCACCCCCACCTTGATGGTGCGTCGCTCCAAGACGAAGCCCCTCCTCAGCATTTCGGCCACAGCTGGATCGCTAAGGGGCAGACGTGCGCTCTGGGCTGGGCGGCGACCGCCGACCTGTACGCCATCCAGCACCACCCGCCAGGGGGACGCCAGGCTCAAGCTCCTCAGCTTGGTGGCTTGTCCCTTCAGCACGAGGCCGCCGTGGCGATGCTGCTCTGGGGTGAGCCCCCACGCCTTGAGTTGACGTCGCTGGGTCCGCGACAGCTTGAGCTCCAGCAACAGGTCGCCGTTCAACCGCTGCACCAGGGCGGGCCCGTTCAGGTCCAGCACCAAGCGATCAGCTGTAGAACCCTTGCCGCGGCGCAGGTTGTTCACCGTTGGAGGGGGCAGCCGAAGCTCCAAGGTGTTTCCTCTCACTTGGGAGCGGACGCCTGTTGCGGCCAACCAGTCGCTCACTTCAAGGCCGACTTCGTCCCCGAGCGATCGGGTCGTCATTGAGGTCAAGGGAACCGTTCGACCAAACCATTCCAGTGCCTCTCCATCGAGGCGGGACACTCGCCTGAAACCCAGTCGGGATTCCAGAACCTCCAGGGGCAGCCACAGCTCCTCTGGGGCTGCGTCGCTGCCCCTCCAGAGCCAAACCGCTTTGCTGCGCTCTCGCCCGATCAGCACCTCCTCCCCGCTCTGGTTCGGTACAGGCCGAAGCTCAGGTGGTGGCGCTGGAAGTGGAGCAAAGGCCAGCATGAAATGCCTTGGCGGAGAGGCGCCTGCCTAGGATCCTCCCTCGAGATGGTTTCTGCAGAGCTCGAAGCTGCAGACCCATGCGATCGTCCGATTGAGTTCTCTATGTCTGACGCCATCCGTTCCGCTGTCTGGCCTTACTGCGACAGCCCTGCACCTGAGGTTGTTGCGGGCGAGAAGGATGCGTGTGGCGTTGGTTTCCTGGCGCAGCTCCAGGGGCAGGCCAGCCATTGGGTTTTGGAGCAGGCCCTGCGTGGTCTGGGATGCATGGAGCACCGTGGTGGTTGCGGGGGGGATGGCGACTCCGGCGACGGCGCAGGGGTGTTGTGTGAGATCCCCTGGTCGTATCTGAAAGCGGTGTGGCCCGAGGCGGCTGCAGCACGGGGCCTCGGAATGATGTTCATGCCAACGGATGCCAGCCGTCGTGCTGAGGTGCGAGACCTTTGTGATGAAGAGGCCAAAGCCCTCGGCATGCAGCCTCTGGGGTGGCGAACGGTGCCTGTCGACCCTGCGGTTCTCGGCCCCTTGGCCCGTGCCACAGCTCCTGTGATTGAGCAGTGGGTGCTGAATGGTGATGCGGACAACGCAATGTTTGATGGTCAGCTGCTGCGGTTGCGGCGGCGCATCGGTGCCCGTGTGCGAGCAGCTCTGGGTGCTGAGGTGGCCCAAGAGGTTTATGTCGCTTCACTGAGCAGCCGGACGGTTGTCTACAAGGGGATGGTGCGATCCGAGGTGCTGGCGCAGTTCTATGCCGACCTGCAGGACCCTCGATTTGAGGTGAGCTTTGCCGTTTATCACCGTCGCTTCAGCACCAACACCCTGCCGCGCTGGCCCCTGGCGCAGCCGATGCGGCTGCTGGGTCACAACGGTGAAA
The Synechococcus sp. MU1617 genome window above contains:
- a CDS encoding phosphodiester glycosidase family protein — protein: MLAFAPLPAPPPELRPVPNQSGEEVLIGRERSKAVWLWRGSDAAPEELWLPLEVLESRLGFRRVSRLDGEALEWFGRTVPLTSMTTRSLGDEVGLEVSDWLAATGVRSQVRGNTLELRLPPPTVNNLRRGKGSTADRLVLDLNGPALVQRLNGDLLLELKLSRTQRRQLKAWGLTPEQHRHGGLVLKGQATKLRSLSLASPWRVVLDGVQVGGRRPAQSARLPLSDPAVAEMLRRGFVLERRTIKVGVKPIQVFRAGGDLSRLGITLQPLVKTEQQQGLRFLPQLSQPAGALVAVNGGFFNRINQLPLGALRHQGVWLSGPILNRGVIAWGASGDLQFGRLRLNQTLQVNNGRRWSLMALNSGYVQKGLSLYTSAWGPRYRALSGEEEALLIRGGRVETTFDQRSLQRGIAIPKNAALVIARGRTPLPARPGDRIQVTARSSSPLAQHPNVLGGGPLLMQNGQVVLNGRREGFSPAFMSLAAPRTVVAQGPSGQWLMTLRGAAGGDPTLVETALAAQQLGLSDALNMDGGSSTTLVVAGRTVMNGRGSTPRVHNGLGLIPL